Proteins encoded by one window of candidate division WOR-3 bacterium:
- a CDS encoding ribonuclease HI family protein: MLIVEVDGSSRANPGPAGIGVRLRVDQQVVKEISRSIGIRTNNQAEYEAMLCGLAEAINRGAADAIIFTDSALVYNQLVGRFKVRDEHLKPLYERCRSLLDRLPGVRLRLVSRQENKAADKLAQAASHTASSTLRPAAASDCQHQDKA; encoded by the coding sequence GTGCTGATCGTCGAAGTTGACGGCTCAAGCCGCGCCAATCCGGGCCCGGCCGGCATCGGCGTCCGACTCCGTGTTGATCAGCAGGTCGTCAAGGAGATAAGTCGGTCAATCGGCATCCGAACCAATAATCAGGCCGAGTATGAGGCGATGTTGTGCGGTCTTGCCGAGGCGATCAATCGGGGCGCGGCAGACGCCATCATCTTTACTGATTCGGCCCTCGTCTATAATCAGCTCGTCGGCCGGTTCAAGGTAAGAGACGAACATCTGAAACCACTCTACGAACGCTGCCGCAGTTTGCTTGACCGACTACCCGGTGTCCGACTCCGGCTTGTGTCCCGACAGGAGAACAAGGCGGCTGACAAACTGGCCCAGGCCGCTTCACATACTGCCTCAAGCACCTTGCGCCCTGCTGCCGCCTCAGACTGCCAGCATCAGGACAAAGCGTAG
- a CDS encoding C4-type zinc ribbon domain-containing protein, whose protein sequence is MKLVFEHLVELQRVDTDLATLKARMDDLPRRIARLQEEAERVRTELESTRQAIVDHRKDYRLAEVDLKAAEDRINSYSVQLYSAKTNEQYKAFLKEIEAQKKLKSRIEDRMIVLLEEAERLEARRRAVEQDAGQVEAETGRKVAALEAERQEVTTAVAEREQCRTKLLGALPPNVVALYERIRKSKGGLAVVTTHNERCNGCYNPIPAQRLLEIARQDRIHTCEACGRILVPDRS, encoded by the coding sequence ATGAAATTGGTTTTCGAGCATTTGGTTGAACTGCAGCGCGTTGATACGGACCTGGCAACGCTCAAGGCAAGAATGGACGACCTGCCGCGCCGGATTGCTCGGCTGCAAGAGGAGGCTGAACGGGTGCGCACCGAGCTCGAAAGTACTCGTCAGGCAATCGTTGACCACCGAAAGGACTACCGGCTGGCCGAGGTAGACCTGAAGGCGGCCGAGGATCGAATCAATTCCTACTCGGTTCAGCTCTATTCGGCGAAAACAAATGAGCAGTACAAGGCCTTCCTCAAGGAAATCGAGGCCCAGAAGAAACTGAAGTCCCGGATTGAAGACCGGATGATCGTTCTGCTGGAGGAAGCCGAGCGCCTCGAAGCCCGACGCCGGGCGGTCGAGCAAGACGCCGGTCAGGTTGAGGCCGAGACCGGCCGCAAAGTCGCCGCACTCGAGGCCGAAAGGCAAGAAGTCACCACCGCAGTCGCCGAGCGGGAGCAGTGCCGAACGAAGTTGCTCGGCGCTTTGCCGCCGAACGTCGTCGCGCTGTACGAACGCATCCGTAAGAGCAAGGGCGGACTGGCAGTCGTGACCACCCACAACGAGCGGTGTAACGGTTGTTATAATCCCATTCCGGCGCAGCGTTTGCTTGAAATCGCACGCCAGGACCGCATCCACACCTGCGAAGCCTGCGGCCGGATACTCGTGCCGGACCGTTCGTGA